From Streptomyces sp. TLI_053, a single genomic window includes:
- a CDS encoding MFS transporter, which produces MTTTGYRTPTGDAAAVPAAGDGEADAAASAGARPGRAALPAPYLRWLAGAQLGALGDAALAFALGWAAAAHGGAAAGLVLTVITTARTALVLVGGAVADRRGARRVMLAGDAVMLAATLALAAAAGVLGSPLGLLLLAALVIGVVDAFYLPASGSVPRLLVPAADLPRALALRQAGGQAAALLGAPLGGALVAAGGLPAAALADAASFAVLLLVLLLLPVSDPRPAPPAGIGKAKNSTARNSTAGIGTAGNSTAGNSTAGNSTERPSGPVREAVAGVRLVSGDRLLRAALLLAGAAAGAVLPVVSLLGPLLARSAGWGAGAAGLVAGAQGAGVLVVAVLLARRGARPGRPPRGAGAEAAAGLCAAAAGIALLAAAPVPAAAVTGGLLTGAGSGLFAGRLGPLVLGAAPDTHLSRVQALLTLVQSAALVLSTGVLGLLADTAGPRLPIALCALATAAAGVLALASPVLRRA; this is translated from the coding sequence ATGACGACCACGGGTTACCGCACGCCCACCGGCGATGCCGCCGCCGTGCCCGCCGCCGGGGACGGCGAGGCCGACGCAGCCGCCTCCGCCGGGGCCCGCCCGGGCCGGGCGGCGCTGCCCGCGCCGTACCTGCGCTGGCTCGCCGGCGCGCAGCTCGGGGCGCTGGGCGACGCCGCCCTCGCCTTCGCCCTGGGCTGGGCCGCCGCCGCGCACGGCGGGGCGGCCGCCGGTCTGGTGCTCACCGTGATCACGACGGCCCGGACGGCGCTGGTCCTGGTCGGCGGCGCGGTGGCGGACCGGCGGGGCGCGCGCCGGGTGATGCTCGCCGGGGACGCGGTGATGCTGGCCGCGACGCTCGCGCTGGCGGCCGCGGCCGGAGTCCTGGGCAGTCCGCTCGGGCTGCTGCTGCTCGCGGCGCTGGTGATCGGCGTGGTGGACGCGTTCTACCTCCCGGCGAGCGGGTCGGTGCCCCGGCTGCTCGTGCCCGCGGCGGACCTGCCGCGGGCCCTGGCGCTGCGCCAGGCGGGCGGTCAGGCGGCCGCCCTGCTGGGGGCACCCCTCGGCGGCGCCCTGGTCGCGGCGGGCGGGCTGCCCGCCGCGGCGCTGGCGGACGCGGCGAGCTTCGCCGTCCTGCTGCTGGTCCTGCTGCTCCTGCCGGTGTCCGACCCGCGCCCGGCCCCGCCGGCCGGGATCGGTAAGGCCAAAAACAGCACGGCCAGGAACAGCACGGCCGGGATCGGTACAGCTGGGAACAGCACGGCCGGGAACAGCACGGCCGGGAACAGCACGGAACGGCCCTCCGGTCCGGTCCGGGAGGCCGTCGCCGGGGTGCGGCTGGTGTCGGGCGACCGGCTGCTGCGCGCGGCGCTGCTGCTGGCCGGCGCCGCGGCCGGGGCGGTGCTGCCGGTGGTCTCGCTGCTCGGGCCGCTGCTGGCCCGGTCCGCCGGGTGGGGCGCGGGAGCGGCCGGTCTGGTGGCGGGCGCCCAGGGCGCGGGCGTCCTGGTGGTGGCGGTCCTGCTCGCCCGCCGGGGCGCCCGGCCCGGCCGGCCCCCGCGCGGGGCGGGAGCGGAGGCGGCGGCCGGGCTCTGCGCCGCCGCCGCGGGCATCGCGCTGCTGGCCGCGGCGCCGGTCCCGGCGGCGGCCGTGACCGGTGGGCTGCTGACGGGCGCGGGGTCGGGGCTGTTCGCCGGCCGGCTCGGGCCGCTGGTGCTGGGAGCCGCGCCGGACACCCATCTCTCCCGGGTGCAGGCGCTGCTGACCCTGGTGCAGAGCGCCGCGCTGGTGCTCTCGACCGGGGTGCTCGGCCTGCTCGCCGACACGGCCGGACCCCGGTTGCCGATCGCCCTCTGCGCGCTGGCCACCGCGGCCGCCGGGGTCCTCGCGCTGGCCTCGCCGGTACTGCGCCGGGCCTGA
- a CDS encoding EamA family transporter, producing MPTPHLSETSAPTTASAVAEALVMPPAPKGEPAGERGGWRRGGAPAEGLPPDPRPGRPSGRRFPNFLRRPERIPAPLLCLTAMFLVQTGIAFSKPLFGPLGVSGTTFLRLGFAALVLLAVTRPRLRGRRPRDLAAAGLLGMASAGMTLLFAGAIDRLPMGTAATIEFLGPLAVALFFARRASHLLWALLAAGGVALLTLLGEGGEGGTGLDPVGLLCAFGAAACYAAYILFTDKVGAAFQGFQGLAVSMTVGALVVAPFGLGEAWDGLSAPDASPLLLLLAVAGVSLLLPVIPYALEMTALRRMPQRVFSVLVSLEPAVSALVGLVVLGQLLGASQLAGIGCVVVASVGATLTGRR from the coding sequence ATGCCCACGCCCCACCTCAGCGAAACCTCCGCCCCGACGACGGCCTCCGCCGTCGCCGAGGCGCTTGTCATGCCGCCCGCCCCCAAGGGCGAGCCCGCCGGCGAGCGGGGCGGCTGGCGACGAGGCGGGGCGCCCGCGGAGGGGCTGCCACCGGACCCGCGACCCGGCCGACCGTCCGGCCGACGGTTCCCGAACTTCCTGCGGCGCCCGGAGAGGATCCCGGCGCCGCTGCTCTGTCTGACGGCGATGTTCCTGGTGCAGACCGGGATCGCGTTCTCCAAGCCGCTGTTCGGCCCGCTCGGGGTCAGCGGCACCACCTTCCTCCGGCTGGGCTTCGCGGCGCTCGTCCTGCTCGCCGTCACCCGGCCCCGGTTGCGCGGGCGCCGGCCGCGCGACCTGGCCGCCGCGGGTCTGCTGGGCATGGCCTCGGCCGGGATGACCCTGCTGTTCGCCGGGGCGATCGACCGGCTGCCGATGGGCACCGCCGCCACCATCGAGTTCCTCGGCCCGCTCGCGGTGGCGCTGTTCTTCGCCCGCCGCGCCAGCCACCTGCTGTGGGCGCTGCTCGCGGCCGGCGGGGTCGCCCTGCTGACGCTGCTCGGCGAGGGCGGGGAGGGCGGCACCGGACTGGACCCGGTCGGCCTGCTCTGCGCCTTCGGGGCGGCGGCCTGCTACGCCGCGTACATCCTGTTCACGGACAAGGTCGGGGCGGCGTTCCAGGGTTTCCAGGGGCTGGCCGTGTCGATGACGGTCGGCGCGCTGGTGGTGGCGCCGTTCGGGCTCGGCGAGGCCTGGGACGGACTGTCCGCGCCGGACGCCTCGCCGCTGTTGCTGCTGCTCGCGGTCGCCGGGGTGTCACTGCTGCTGCCGGTGATCCCCTACGCGCTGGAGATGACGGCGCTGCGGCGGATGCCCCAGCGGGTCTTCAGCGTGCTGGTGAGCCTGGAGCCGGCGGTCAGCGCGCTGGTCGGGCTGGTGGTGCTCGGACAGCTGCTGGGCGCGTCCCAGCTGGCGGGCATCGGCTGTGTGGTGGTGGCGAGCGTCGGGGCCACCCTGACCGGGCGGCGCTGA
- a CDS encoding FAD-linked oxidase C-terminal domain-containing protein has translation MSDLTDRLAEGLPPGAMAVDPDVTEAYRHDMADFCPAGTPAVVVFPETVEQVQHVLRTATALRVPVVPQGARTGLSGAANAVDGCIVLSMLRMNRILEIDPVNRIAVVEPGVVNAELSRAAAASGLAYPPDPSSWESCTIGGNIGTGAGGLCCVKYGVTAEYVLGLDVVLADGRLLSTGRRTAKGVAGYDLTRLLVGSEGTLGVVVRAVLALRPAPAPQLALAAEFPSTASAGAAVCEVMARGFTPSLMELMDPVSVRAVNELGRMGLPESTRALLLVAFDGPDRVAELASVGELCRAAGATEVVPAEDQAESELLLEARRLALPALDRLGTTMIDDVAVPRSRLAEMLEGVAAIGERHGLTIGVVSHAGDGNTHPIVIFDAADPEQSALAQASFDEIMALGLELGGTITGEHGVGLLKREWLARELGPVAVELQRQLKAVFDPLGILNPGKAV, from the coding sequence ATGAGTGACCTGACGGACCGGCTGGCGGAGGGCCTCCCGCCCGGGGCGATGGCCGTGGACCCGGACGTGACGGAGGCCTACCGGCACGACATGGCGGACTTCTGCCCGGCCGGCACCCCGGCCGTGGTGGTCTTCCCGGAGACGGTCGAGCAGGTGCAGCACGTGCTGCGCACCGCCACCGCGCTGCGCGTCCCGGTGGTCCCGCAGGGGGCCAGGACCGGGTTGTCCGGCGCGGCCAACGCGGTCGACGGCTGCATCGTGCTGTCGATGCTGCGGATGAACCGGATCCTGGAGATCGACCCGGTGAACCGGATCGCGGTGGTCGAGCCGGGGGTGGTGAACGCCGAGCTCTCCCGGGCGGCGGCCGCCTCGGGGCTCGCCTACCCGCCCGACCCGTCGAGCTGGGAGTCCTGCACCATCGGCGGCAACATCGGGACCGGCGCGGGCGGGCTCTGCTGCGTCAAGTACGGCGTGACCGCCGAGTACGTGCTCGGTCTCGACGTGGTGCTGGCCGACGGACGGCTGCTGTCCACCGGCCGCCGGACGGCCAAGGGCGTGGCCGGCTACGACCTGACCCGGCTGCTGGTCGGCTCCGAGGGCACCCTGGGGGTCGTGGTCCGCGCCGTGCTGGCGCTGCGGCCGGCCCCCGCCCCGCAGCTGGCCCTGGCGGCGGAGTTCCCGAGCACGGCCTCGGCGGGTGCGGCGGTCTGCGAGGTGATGGCGCGCGGCTTCACCCCCTCGCTGATGGAGCTGATGGACCCGGTGAGCGTGCGCGCGGTCAACGAGCTGGGGCGGATGGGCCTGCCGGAGTCGACCCGGGCGCTGCTGCTGGTCGCCTTCGACGGTCCGGACCGGGTGGCCGAGCTGGCCTCGGTCGGCGAGCTGTGCCGGGCGGCCGGGGCGACCGAGGTGGTGCCGGCCGAGGACCAGGCCGAGTCCGAGCTGCTGCTGGAGGCGCGTCGGCTGGCGCTGCCCGCGCTGGACCGGCTGGGCACCACGATGATCGACGACGTGGCGGTGCCGCGCTCACGGCTGGCCGAGATGCTGGAGGGCGTCGCGGCGATCGGGGAGCGGCACGGGCTGACCATCGGGGTGGTGAGTCACGCCGGGGACGGAAACACCCATCCGATCGTCATCTTCGACGCGGCGGACCCGGAGCAGTCCGCCCTGGCGCAGGCATCCTTCGACGAGATCATGGCGCTGGGGCTGGAGCTGGGCGGGACGATCACCGGGGAGCACGGGGTGGGGCTGCTCAAGCGGGAGTGGCTGGCGCGGGAGCTGGGGCCGGTGGCGGTGGAGCTGCAGCGGCAGCTGAAGGCGGTCTTCGATCCGCTGGGGATCCTCAATCCCGGCAAGGCGGTTTGA
- a CDS encoding cytosine permease: MPPASTSSTSSSSSSSATAVLEPQTRVEAPLVLDTEPPRTLRFRDHFALWMNLGVSLIGFTTAATVLGAKGSELSLAAAVTAIVAGTAVGTAMLGVAALIGARTGAPAMATLRGLFGTRLSYVPTVLNIVQCIGWGVYELLTIALGAQTVVGTEGYRWLFVVLAGAITTALTIWPLGAIAVLRRFVAVAVAVAMVYFTVQLGRNGVADPGAGNWHGFLRATDAMIAVSISFVPLAADYTRHSRTPRSAFWGSFSGYTVAQVWCYVLGLMALLQADGDPDRIFDSFLGVWAGWLFLLVLVLRETDQSFANVYSTAMSIHNLLPKVDRRVLTGGTGALITVLALQITAFTDSYYAFLGLIGSVFVPMFAVLAVDYFLGAGRRGWDLSDGAPSRWLMLLPWALGFAVYQLIAPTAVAGWWTDFWTSAQELLHFTPQEWTSASLFGFLVPALATWALTPFTRGRAATAAR; encoded by the coding sequence GTGCCGCCTGCCTCGACGTCCTCGACGTCCTCCTCGTCCTCGTCCTCGGCGACCGCCGTCCTGGAGCCCCAGACCCGGGTCGAGGCGCCGCTGGTGCTCGACACCGAGCCGCCCCGCACCCTCCGCTTCCGCGACCACTTCGCGCTCTGGATGAACCTCGGCGTCTCGCTGATCGGCTTCACCACCGCCGCGACCGTGCTCGGCGCCAAGGGCAGCGAGCTGTCGCTGGCCGCCGCCGTGACCGCGATCGTGGCCGGCACCGCGGTCGGCACGGCGATGCTCGGTGTCGCCGCGCTGATCGGCGCCCGCACCGGCGCGCCCGCCATGGCGACCCTGCGCGGACTGTTCGGCACCCGGCTGTCCTACGTGCCGACGGTGCTCAACATCGTCCAGTGCATCGGCTGGGGCGTGTACGAGCTGCTGACGATCGCGCTCGGCGCGCAGACCGTCGTCGGCACCGAGGGCTACCGCTGGCTCTTCGTCGTCCTGGCCGGCGCGATCACCACCGCGCTGACCATCTGGCCGCTCGGCGCGATCGCCGTGCTGCGCCGCTTCGTCGCCGTCGCGGTGGCGGTGGCGATGGTGTACTTCACCGTCCAGCTCGGCCGGAACGGCGTCGCCGACCCGGGCGCGGGCAACTGGCACGGCTTCCTGCGGGCGACGGACGCGATGATCGCGGTGTCCATCTCCTTCGTCCCGCTCGCCGCCGACTACACCCGGCACTCGCGCACCCCGCGCTCGGCGTTCTGGGGCAGCTTCTCCGGCTACACGGTGGCGCAGGTCTGGTGCTACGTGCTCGGCCTGATGGCGCTGCTCCAGGCGGACGGCGACCCCGACCGGATCTTCGACTCCTTCCTGGGCGTCTGGGCGGGCTGGCTGTTCCTGCTGGTGCTGGTGCTGCGCGAGACCGACCAGTCCTTCGCGAACGTCTACTCGACCGCGATGTCGATCCACAACCTGCTGCCGAAGGTCGACCGCCGGGTGCTCACCGGCGGCACCGGCGCGCTGATCACCGTGCTCGCGCTGCAGATCACCGCGTTCACCGACTCGTACTACGCCTTCCTGGGGCTGATCGGCTCGGTCTTCGTGCCGATGTTCGCGGTGCTGGCGGTCGACTACTTCCTCGGCGCCGGGCGGCGCGGCTGGGACCTCTCGGACGGGGCGCCGTCCCGCTGGCTGATGCTGCTGCCGTGGGCGCTGGGCTTCGCGGTCTACCAGCTGATCGCGCCGACCGCGGTGGCCGGCTGGTGGACGGACTTCTGGACGTCCGCGCAGGAGCTGCTGCACTTCACCCCGCAGGAGTGGACCTCGGCCTCGCTGTTCGGCTTCCTGGTGCCCGCCCTGGCGACCTGGGCGCTGACCCCGTTCACCCGCGGCCGGGCCGCCACCGCCGCGCGCTGA
- a CDS encoding MerR family transcriptional regulator, translated as MLNIGDFAKHGRVSVRMLRHYDAVGLLRPARVDPSSGYRCYEASQLARLNRVIALKELGFTLQQVRAVLDEEVDPAELRGMLRLRRAELAAAIAADVERLARVETRLRTIESEGTMSAQDVVVKRLPSVRAAELSGVAASYEPQDIGPVVGPLFEELCGRLAAAGVAAAGPSVARYEDTGDGDGSVLIRVAVPVAAGTGTATGEEHGFAVVELPAVEAAATVVHRGSMDEALGSFQALARFVEENGYRSAGYARELYLECPEDRADWVTELQEPVVRA; from the coding sequence ATGTTGAACATCGGAGACTTCGCCAAGCACGGCCGGGTGTCGGTCCGGATGCTGCGTCACTACGACGCCGTCGGACTGCTCCGGCCGGCCCGGGTCGACCCGTCGAGCGGCTACCGCTGCTACGAGGCGTCCCAGCTCGCCCGGCTCAACCGGGTCATCGCCCTCAAGGAACTCGGCTTCACACTGCAGCAGGTGCGGGCCGTCCTGGACGAGGAGGTGGACCCGGCGGAGCTGCGCGGGATGCTGCGGCTGCGGCGGGCCGAGCTCGCCGCAGCCATCGCCGCGGACGTGGAACGGCTGGCCCGGGTGGAGACGAGGCTCCGGACGATCGAGAGCGAGGGGACCATGTCCGCACAGGACGTTGTGGTGAAGCGGCTGCCGTCGGTCCGGGCGGCCGAACTGTCGGGTGTCGCGGCGAGCTACGAGCCGCAGGACATCGGGCCGGTCGTCGGCCCGCTGTTCGAGGAGCTCTGCGGTCGTCTGGCGGCGGCCGGTGTCGCGGCCGCCGGGCCGTCCGTCGCCCGCTACGAGGACACCGGGGACGGCGACGGCTCGGTGCTGATCCGGGTCGCCGTGCCGGTCGCGGCCGGGACCGGCACGGCCACGGGCGAGGAGCACGGCTTCGCGGTGGTCGAGCTGCCGGCCGTCGAGGCGGCGGCGACGGTGGTGCACCGGGGCTCGATGGACGAGGCGCTGGGCTCGTTCCAGGCGCTGGCGCGCTTCGTCGAGGAGAACGGCTACCGCTCGGCGGGCTATGCCCGGGAGCTCTACCTGGAGTGCCCCGAGGACCGGGCGGACTGGGTGACGGAGCTGCAGGAGCCGGTGGTCCGGGCCTGA
- a CDS encoding DUF1906 domain-containing protein: MRYLRPAAIAAASFVLLLAAGGPGASADETVPVVAAAPRIRVTVLPDRFGPPAARARDLFTGAAFDACTAPPLETMRAWRDSSPYGAVGIYTSGSQRGCAQPRLGADWVRQARAMGWRFLPVHVGLQAPCSELSRKPKRIDPARAVRQGREEALEAVAGLKAVGLGKGSPVFLDIEAYPSRDPACGQAVVDFTLGWTQALHLAGYGSGFYSSLDSGIADLAAAARAGSSPLPDTLWYARWDDRADTAGGGALAPDLWTSHQRVHQYRGNVEETYGGATLTVDRNQVDAPLAG; encoded by the coding sequence GTGCGCTATCTCCGCCCCGCGGCCATCGCCGCCGCCTCCTTCGTCCTGCTGCTGGCCGCCGGCGGTCCGGGCGCGAGCGCCGACGAGACCGTGCCGGTGGTCGCCGCCGCCCCCCGGATCCGGGTCACCGTCCTCCCCGACCGGTTCGGTCCGCCCGCCGCCCGGGCCCGGGACCTCTTCACCGGCGCGGCCTTCGACGCCTGCACCGCGCCACCGCTGGAGACCATGCGGGCCTGGCGCGACTCCTCGCCGTACGGGGCGGTCGGCATCTACACCAGCGGGAGCCAGCGCGGCTGCGCCCAGCCGAGGCTCGGCGCCGACTGGGTGCGGCAGGCCAGGGCGATGGGGTGGCGCTTCCTGCCCGTCCACGTCGGCCTCCAGGCACCGTGCAGCGAGCTGAGCCGCAAGCCGAAGCGGATCGACCCGGCGCGGGCGGTCCGGCAGGGCCGGGAGGAGGCGCTCGAGGCGGTCGCCGGCCTCAAGGCGGTCGGGCTCGGCAAGGGCAGTCCGGTCTTCCTGGACATCGAGGCCTACCCGTCGCGCGACCCGGCGTGCGGGCAGGCCGTGGTCGACTTCACCCTCGGCTGGACCCAGGCCCTGCACCTGGCGGGCTACGGGTCCGGCTTCTACTCCAGTCTCGATTCCGGCATCGCCGACCTCGCCGCGGCCGCCCGGGCCGGCAGCTCGCCGCTGCCCGACACGCTCTGGTACGCCCGCTGGGACGACCGGGCCGACACGGCGGGCGGCGGGGCGCTCGCCCCGGACCTCTGGACCTCGCACCAGCGCGTCCACCAGTACCGCGGCAACGTCGAGGAGACCTACGGCGGGGCGACGCTCACCGTCGACCGCAACCAGGTCGACGCCCCGCTGGCCGGCTGA
- a CDS encoding trypsin-like peptidase domain-containing protein encodes MSTEREVGSTGPQGEQPSGGQGVVGSPADGPAQQSAAGPSPAAEPSAPAVEGGSGGFTPTVAFGKLTAPEPAAPPVPAPAAPAAPPAAEPGYLDAPPPVLPPAPAPAAPAAPAAPQGGNPYATPAPGTPVPPALAAHDPYGAPSAPHDPYAAPAAAQHDPYGTPAAPPAPGATGQHHHPFGAGQPLGGWGSHDIAPGAPGAPGGPGGPLGYPGEYPGAPGPGGPRKKRGGLIALVAAVALVAGVAGGAVGVAVADRDDTSVSAKADRSSTTVQANNTQKNEPAPGSVAGIAQKALPSVVTIKAQGNGESGTGTGFVFDTEGHILTNNHVVAPASTSGGKLTVKFADGSSYGASVLGRAEGYDVAVIKLDTPPKGKLTPLPLADSDKVNVGDSTIAIGAPYGLESTVTTGIISAKDRPVASGDETGAQASYMNALQTDASINPGNSGGPLLDSSGAVIGINSAIQSNASSNGRAGSIGLGFAIPVNQAKWVADTLIKTGKPVYAKLDVLRNDDYKGDGAQIQTRDIQGQPAVTPGGAADQAGLKPGDVITKLGGSPIENGPALVSKIWTHKPGETVDVEYTRNGQTATTKVTLGTRVGD; translated from the coding sequence GTGAGCACCGAGCGCGAGGTTGGGTCCACCGGGCCGCAGGGGGAGCAGCCCTCCGGCGGCCAGGGGGTGGTGGGTTCCCCTGCTGACGGTCCGGCGCAGCAGAGTGCGGCCGGCCCGTCCCCCGCGGCGGAGCCGTCGGCTCCGGCCGTCGAGGGGGGTTCCGGCGGGTTCACCCCCACCGTGGCGTTCGGCAAGCTGACGGCCCCCGAGCCGGCGGCCCCGCCGGTGCCGGCGCCCGCCGCGCCCGCCGCACCCCCGGCCGCCGAGCCCGGCTACCTGGACGCCCCGCCGCCGGTCCTGCCGCCTGCCCCGGCTCCGGCGGCGCCCGCCGCCCCGGCCGCCCCGCAGGGCGGCAACCCGTACGCCACCCCGGCCCCCGGCACCCCGGTGCCCCCGGCCCTCGCCGCGCACGACCCGTACGGCGCGCCGTCGGCCCCGCACGACCCCTACGCGGCGCCCGCCGCGGCCCAGCACGACCCGTACGGGACGCCCGCCGCCCCGCCGGCCCCGGGTGCGACCGGGCAGCACCACCACCCGTTCGGCGCAGGCCAGCCGCTCGGCGGCTGGGGCTCCCACGACATCGCCCCCGGCGCGCCCGGGGCCCCCGGCGGTCCGGGCGGCCCGCTCGGCTACCCGGGCGAGTACCCCGGCGCCCCCGGTCCCGGCGGCCCGCGCAAGAAGCGCGGCGGTCTGATCGCCCTGGTCGCGGCGGTGGCCCTGGTGGCCGGTGTGGCCGGCGGCGCGGTCGGAGTGGCCGTCGCCGACCGCGACGACACCTCCGTCAGTGCCAAGGCCGACCGCAGCTCCACCACGGTCCAGGCCAACAACACCCAGAAGAACGAGCCCGCCCCGGGCTCGGTGGCCGGAATCGCGCAGAAGGCGCTGCCCAGCGTCGTCACCATCAAGGCCCAGGGCAACGGCGAGTCCGGTACCGGCACCGGCTTCGTCTTCGACACCGAGGGCCACATCCTCACCAACAACCACGTGGTGGCGCCCGCCTCCACCAGCGGCGGCAAACTGACCGTCAAGTTCGCCGACGGCAGCTCCTACGGCGCCTCGGTGCTCGGCCGCGCCGAGGGCTACGACGTCGCGGTGATCAAGCTCGACACCCCGCCGAAGGGCAAGCTGACGCCGCTTCCGCTGGCCGACTCCGACAAGGTCAACGTCGGCGACTCCACCATCGCCATCGGTGCCCCGTACGGCCTGGAGTCCACCGTCACCACCGGCATCATCAGCGCCAAGGACCGCCCGGTCGCCTCCGGCGACGAGACCGGTGCGCAGGCCTCGTACATGAACGCGCTGCAGACCGACGCCTCGATCAACCCCGGCAACTCCGGTGGTCCGCTGCTGGACTCCTCGGGCGCGGTGATCGGCATCAACTCCGCGATCCAGTCCAACGCCTCCAGCAACGGCCGGGCCGGCTCCATCGGTCTGGGCTTCGCGATCCCGGTCAACCAGGCCAAGTGGGTCGCGGACACCCTGATCAAGACCGGCAAGCCGGTCTACGCCAAGCTCGACGTGCTGCGCAACGACGACTACAAGGGCGACGGCGCGCAGATCCAGACCCGTGACATCCAGGGCCAGCCGGCCGTCACCCCCGGCGGCGCCGCCGACCAGGCCGGCCTCAAGCCGGGCGACGTGATCACCAAGCTCGGCGGCAGCCCGATCGAGAACGGCCCCGCCCTGGTCAGCAAGATCTGGACGCACAAGCCGGGCGAGACCGTCGACGTCGAGTACACCCGCAACGGCCAGACCGCCACCACCAAGGTCACCCTCGGCACCCGCGTCGGCGACTGA
- a CDS encoding peptidoglycan-binding protein: MAWYPGAEKMELQPESDEQPAITPTQVVFHSVAAPWTPRRMYEYWRDSTNLESHFGVGYDGGVGQFVGTETRADANMGANRRADGTGAVSVETASDDTSSDPWTDAQVAALVALGVWLHQRHGIPVRICPQWDAPGFGVHRMFPQWSDGGTACPGDVRARQFREVVLPGIAAAAGGAPVPTPRGDSGPAGDPGPARYRVTINGLEYGYGAHGPQVREVGEALVRQGFGGHYAAGPDEDWRDADTLNYRDFQRSLGYSGPDADGVPGEGSLRRLLGRLPSPRRVSLAHVVAAARTDPGAEQGHQTYGGEVRIVEQALADEGFLEQRWVDGSLGTRTVQAYAAFQRSLGYAGEDANGVPGQRSLRTLGDRRGFDVTD; encoded by the coding sequence ATGGCCTGGTACCCCGGCGCGGAGAAGATGGAGCTCCAGCCAGAGTCGGACGAGCAGCCGGCGATCACGCCGACGCAGGTGGTCTTCCACAGTGTGGCGGCGCCGTGGACGCCGCGGCGGATGTACGAGTACTGGCGGGACTCGACCAACCTGGAGTCGCACTTCGGGGTCGGATACGACGGCGGCGTGGGGCAGTTCGTCGGCACCGAGACGCGTGCCGACGCCAATATGGGCGCCAACCGCAGGGCCGACGGCACCGGCGCGGTCAGCGTGGAGACGGCCAGCGACGACACGAGCAGCGATCCCTGGACGGACGCCCAGGTCGCCGCCCTGGTCGCGCTCGGGGTGTGGCTGCACCAGCGGCACGGCATCCCGGTGCGGATCTGCCCGCAGTGGGACGCGCCCGGCTTCGGGGTGCACCGGATGTTCCCGCAGTGGTCGGACGGCGGTACGGCCTGCCCGGGGGACGTCCGGGCCCGGCAGTTCCGCGAGGTGGTGCTGCCCGGCATCGCCGCGGCGGCCGGCGGTGCGCCGGTGCCCACGCCGCGCGGGGACTCCGGCCCGGCCGGCGATCCCGGGCCGGCCCGGTACCGGGTGACGATCAACGGGCTGGAGTACGGCTACGGAGCGCACGGACCGCAGGTCCGGGAGGTCGGCGAGGCGCTCGTCCGGCAGGGCTTCGGCGGGCACTACGCGGCCGGCCCGGACGAGGACTGGCGGGACGCCGACACGCTCAACTACCGGGACTTCCAGCGCAGTCTGGGGTACTCGGGGCCGGACGCCGACGGTGTGCCGGGGGAGGGGTCGCTGCGCCGGCTGCTCGGCCGGCTGCCCTCGCCGCGCCGGGTGTCGCTCGCCCACGTGGTCGCGGCCGCCCGCACCGACCCGGGCGCCGAGCAGGGGCACCAGACCTACGGGGGCGAGGTGCGGATCGTCGAACAGGCCCTCGCGGACGAGGGCTTCCTGGAGCAGCGCTGGGTGGACGGCTCGCTCGGCACCCGGACGGTACAGGCGTACGCGGCCTTCCAGCGCAGCCTCGGCTACGCGGGGGAGGACGCCAACGGGGTCCCCGGCCAGCGGAGCCTGCGCACGCTGGGGGACCGGCGGGGGTTCGACGTGACCGACTGA
- a CDS encoding pyridoxal 5'-phosphate synthase, translating into MAAEDEDLSGPGGTTPAPGPGSGPEPRPEARSEPRSVPELMLGRPPMARPLPGFDTGAAPAEPGPLFVDWLATAVDAGVLDPQVFTLSTVDADGLPDARVLVLRDVDAAGTGWVFSAAADSPKGRQLADHPAAALTVYWPRLGRQVRVRGTVERAADLVAAAEFATRSPDARIGALVGRQSEPLASPAEYEEAVAVARRRLEATPDAVAAGHAVYTLWAHEVEFWQGEAERHHVRLRYTRTGPVLTPEWSRTLLWP; encoded by the coding sequence ATGGCAGCCGAGGACGAGGACCTGAGCGGCCCGGGCGGGACGACGCCCGCACCCGGTCCCGGGTCGGGCCCGGAGCCGCGCCCGGAAGCGCGGTCCGAGCCCCGTTCCGTGCCCGAGCTGATGCTGGGCCGCCCGCCGATGGCCCGCCCGCTGCCGGGCTTCGACACCGGGGCGGCCCCGGCCGAGCCCGGCCCGCTCTTCGTCGACTGGCTCGCCACCGCCGTCGACGCCGGGGTGCTGGACCCGCAGGTGTTCACCCTCTCCACGGTCGACGCCGACGGCCTGCCGGACGCCCGCGTCCTGGTGCTGCGCGACGTGGACGCGGCCGGCACCGGCTGGGTCTTCTCCGCCGCCGCCGACAGTCCCAAGGGCCGCCAGCTGGCCGACCACCCGGCCGCCGCGCTCACCGTCTACTGGCCCCGGCTCGGCCGGCAGGTGCGGGTCCGCGGCACCGTCGAACGGGCCGCCGACCTGGTCGCGGCGGCCGAGTTCGCCACCCGCTCCCCGGATGCCCGGATCGGCGCGCTGGTCGGGCGGCAGAGCGAGCCGCTGGCCTCGCCGGCCGAGTACGAGGAGGCGGTGGCGGTGGCCCGGCGCCGTCTGGAGGCCACCCCGGACGCGGTCGCCGCCGGGCACGCCGTCTACACGCTCTGGGCGCACGAGGTCGAGTTCTGGCAGGGCGAGGCCGAGCGCCACCACGTCCGCCTCCGCTACACCAGAACCGGACCGGTGCTCACCCCGGAGTGGTCGCGCACCCTGCTCTGGCCCTGA